A section of the Nitrospinota bacterium genome encodes:
- a CDS encoding efflux RND transporter permease subunit, with protein sequence MITYFIKNPKVVALITLAIVIGGIISLLAMRREAFPNVDFAMATITTFYPGATPEDVEIQVTKKIEDELRGIEGIKQTRSISQEGYSEITIVVDIDNVSSREVLDEVQRTTDRVVDLPAELPDPPHFNEIKTKHFPVLEVSVLGDVDEEKLRKVADQLEDVFDMNSGVAAVNKIGYREREYRIYIDPVKMGRYHVSFNEVIRAIGASNVDTPGGIFESRPFKKSVRTVGSLKEAEMFLDVVVRTNLSGQVIRVRDIATVDDTYEDPRVVAKTNGKPSIILVAMKKEHTDILKLTKELKEAIAEFRKGLPEGVGVIVSNDESERTRTRLDIIISNSIIGFFLMLIALIVFLDLRNALVTSLAAPIVILVTLILMSFLGITFNMISMLAVIIALGMFVDNSIVISENIFRLKQTGLSMEEAAMKGTIAIAAPITATVLTTIAAFVPMMVTSGVMGQFIIAIPIVVTCSLLASLFDSFFLLPARIIALDREAVIKESRWFAWWRHLFESFVRFFIRYKWSSIALANLLLIGALIFAVKKIDFILFPPEGVDRFAVKYLAHPGTPIEDVNRGIEKVENALMSLPSDEVYAITTRTGVQQMGLGDPLSRVGDNVGMILVYLTPENERKRTAAEIISWLRENVDIYEPFEMIQFETLAMGPPVGKAVTVSVQGDDLEKLKELAGQIWKFLSDIDGVTDIDQDLKPGIRQLRVEINKGVREEIGLTVAEIAAALRTAQEGVIASKVRKYDDDIDVRVLFSKEARGSMTSLENLLISDVRGNLIPLHKVANIREVEGPEPRRHFDYRRSITITAGVDTDKVTSVEVNAALRKAFAFIPEKNPGYVLKFGGEEESTMESMSSLARAMVFAIIGIFSILVALFGSYALPFLIMFSIPLGFVGVIVGFAAHDKPFGFLAIIGMIGLSGVIVNSAIVLIAFIEDMRKNTKLSLEECLVQSAGTRLRPILLTTFTTVLALFPTAYGIGGFDPMLVPMTLAMAWGLLFGTLLTLLVIPCGYAVIEDVIQFSNRVRGKKGEKHPVKI encoded by the coding sequence ATGATCACATATTTCATAAAAAATCCGAAGGTCGTTGCTCTCATAACTCTTGCGATCGTGATTGGGGGGATTATCAGTCTGTTGGCGATGAGGCGGGAGGCTTTCCCCAACGTCGATTTTGCCATGGCGACGATCACAACATTCTATCCGGGTGCCACGCCGGAAGATGTTGAGATACAGGTAACAAAAAAAATAGAAGACGAGTTGAGGGGCATAGAGGGGATAAAGCAGACGCGCTCCATCAGCCAGGAGGGGTATTCCGAGATAACCATTGTCGTAGATATAGATAATGTGAGCTCAAGGGAAGTGCTGGACGAAGTACAGCGAACCACCGACAGGGTGGTCGACCTCCCGGCTGAACTCCCCGATCCCCCTCATTTCAACGAGATCAAGACGAAGCATTTCCCGGTTCTGGAGGTTTCGGTTCTCGGCGATGTTGACGAGGAGAAGTTAAGAAAGGTTGCCGATCAGCTGGAAGATGTTTTCGACATGAACAGCGGTGTGGCCGCGGTAAACAAGATCGGGTACAGGGAGCGCGAATACAGGATCTATATAGATCCCGTAAAAATGGGGAGATATCACGTAAGTTTCAACGAGGTGATACGGGCGATCGGCGCGAGCAATGTCGATACTCCCGGCGGCATATTCGAAAGCCGCCCGTTCAAGAAATCGGTCAGAACAGTAGGGTCGCTCAAGGAAGCCGAGATGTTTCTCGACGTTGTGGTTCGCACGAATCTTTCGGGCCAGGTCATACGCGTGCGTGATATCGCCACAGTGGACGATACGTATGAAGATCCGAGGGTGGTGGCGAAGACCAACGGCAAGCCGAGCATAATCCTGGTTGCCATGAAAAAGGAGCATACCGACATACTGAAATTGACCAAAGAGCTCAAGGAAGCGATTGCCGAATTCAGGAAGGGATTGCCGGAAGGGGTTGGCGTAATTGTCAGCAACGACGAGTCGGAAAGGACAAGGACACGCCTCGACATCATAATTTCCAATTCGATCATCGGATTTTTTCTCATGCTCATTGCCCTTATCGTATTCCTTGATCTGAGGAACGCGCTTGTAACGTCTCTGGCGGCGCCAATCGTTATCCTTGTCACGCTCATTCTCATGAGCTTTTTAGGAATTACGTTCAACATGATCTCAATGCTGGCGGTGATAATCGCGCTCGGCATGTTCGTGGATAACAGCATCGTCATATCAGAAAATATTTTCAGGCTGAAGCAGACAGGATTGTCGATGGAAGAGGCGGCGATGAAGGGGACGATAGCGATAGCCGCTCCCATAACGGCGACGGTACTAACTACTATCGCGGCGTTTGTTCCGATGATGGTTACCTCGGGCGTAATGGGGCAGTTCATTATTGCCATTCCGATAGTGGTCACATGCTCACTCCTTGCCTCCCTGTTCGATTCCTTTTTCCTCCTCCCGGCAAGGATAATCGCGCTGGACAGGGAAGCGGTCATAAAGGAATCACGGTGGTTCGCCTGGTGGAGACATCTGTTTGAAAGTTTCGTAAGGTTCTTCATCAGATACAAGTGGTCTTCGATCGCACTTGCGAATCTTCTCCTTATTGGCGCACTGATATTTGCCGTGAAAAAGATAGACTTCATTCTCTTTCCGCCGGAAGGGGTCGACAGGTTTGCTGTCAAATATCTTGCCCACCCCGGAACTCCCATTGAGGATGTGAACAGGGGGATAGAGAAAGTTGAAAACGCTCTGATGAGTCTTCCCTCCGATGAAGTGTACGCCATCACTACGAGAACCGGCGTCCAGCAGATGGGCCTTGGTGACCCTCTATCCAGGGTCGGGGACAACGTGGGGATGATACTCGTATACCTGACGCCGGAGAACGAACGGAAAAGAACCGCGGCGGAAATAATATCCTGGCTGAGGGAGAATGTAGATATCTACGAGCCGTTTGAAATGATCCAGTTCGAGACCCTGGCGATGGGCCCACCTGTAGGAAAGGCGGTTACGGTCTCTGTGCAGGGGGATGACCTCGAAAAGCTGAAGGAACTAGCCGGACAGATATGGAAGTTCCTTTCCGATATCGACGGCGTGACGGACATCGATCAGGATCTAAAGCCCGGCATAAGGCAGTTGCGCGTTGAGATAAATAAGGGTGTTCGCGAAGAGATAGGCCTTACCGTAGCAGAGATCGCGGCCGCTCTTAGAACCGCGCAGGAAGGGGTCATCGCTTCAAAGGTCAGGAAGTATGATGATGATATTGATGTCCGCGTCCTTTTTTCAAAGGAGGCGAGAGGGAGCATGACCTCGCTGGAAAACCTTCTCATATCGGATGTGAGGGGAAACCTCATCCCTCTTCATAAAGTTGCGAACATCAGGGAGGTGGAGGGGCCGGAGCCGCGACGGCATTTTGATTACAGGCGTTCCATCACTATTACCGCCGGTGTCGACACCGATAAGGTCACTTCGGTGGAGGTGAACGCCGCGCTGAGAAAGGCGTTCGCTTTCATCCCGGAGAAGAATCCAGGTTATGTGCTGAAATTCGGAGGCGAAGAAGAGAGCACGATGGAGTCGATGTCGAGCCTTGCGCGCGCGATGGTCTTTGCGATCATCGGGATATTCTCGATACTCGTGGCGCTGTTTGGCTCGTACGCTCTGCCGTTTTTGATAATGTTCTCCATCCCTTTGGGATTCGTAGGGGTAATAGTAGGGTTTGCGGCCCACGACAAGCCTTTCGGCTTTCTGGCGATTATCGGGATGATAGGTCTTTCCGGCGTTATCGTAAATTCGGCGATAGTGCTAATCGCCTTCATTGAGGACATGAGGAAAAATACTAAATTAAGTCTCGAAGAGTGTCTCGTACAGAGCGCCGGCACAAGGCTCCGCCCGATACTGCTGACGACGTTCACGACGGTGCTCGCGCTTTTCCCGACCGCGTACGGGATAGGAGGATTCGATCCGATGCTAGTTCCGATGACGCTTGCCATGGCTTGGGGTCTCCTCTTTGGAACTCTCCTCACGCTACTTGTAATACCGTGCGGATACGCAGTGATAGAAGATGTAATCCAGTTCTCTAATAGAGTGCGGGGTAAAAAAGGGGAAAAGCATCCGGTAAAAATATAA
- a CDS encoding TolC family protein — MISTFRNGKYILFAAPLFAVAVGFLGTAESAKGAGERIISSARDIRNIIGSNNYDVKILGEQVKRASAVVEGIEGAYFPMLSLDTSIMDDRKQPLSNFQPARVENTHWGATLIQRTPMGINFSAGVTNDTAKLYQSDPPNDFLPYPATFNQPVVFLKMEMDILQDLMGFVSFKEWDQYRIDEEVSKMQVELIKHKLFTSSSALLWNTREMMEMKSIIEEMVTRFEKLEKDVDAKVRKRIAEPGDIYKLKALVAQRKADVVALERTVREIEKSIAEILSVQEGIRFMPDRTLASLEKGIDACEQDILSRKEMDTAWSREFDVLEKNIRRGELEKDIRYRKALPDLKLVGSYAKTGTDSTFGDAFSNIVDQDKPQVYVGLNFSWPLSSSVAKSRRVFGDTALATQGMTYGKFYEGSRVFHESTIRKIGHLREEGKLSDEAVGYGRKQIDDLHKRYRQGRVSMFELVQEESSVLQSELTRKRVWVERINNIYQYLGRFDRLSCADSDLTAGRD, encoded by the coding sequence ATGATTAGTACATTCAGGAACGGAAAATATATTCTCTTTGCGGCCCCCTTGTTCGCTGTCGCGGTCGGATTCCTCGGAACCGCTGAATCGGCAAAGGGGGCGGGAGAGAGGATCATCTCTTCAGCCAGAGATATCAGGAATATTATCGGGAGCAACAATTACGATGTAAAGATCCTAGGCGAGCAGGTAAAGCGCGCGTCGGCTGTCGTGGAAGGGATCGAAGGGGCCTACTTCCCGATGCTTTCGCTCGACACCAGCATCATGGACGACAGAAAACAGCCGCTGAGCAATTTTCAGCCTGCGAGGGTGGAGAACACGCACTGGGGCGCGACGCTTATTCAGAGAACACCGATGGGGATCAATTTCTCGGCAGGGGTAACGAACGACACGGCTAAACTTTACCAGTCCGACCCTCCAAACGATTTTCTTCCATATCCGGCAACGTTCAACCAGCCGGTGGTCTTCCTGAAGATGGAGATGGACATTCTTCAGGATCTCATGGGCTTTGTGAGCTTCAAGGAGTGGGATCAGTACCGGATAGACGAAGAGGTGTCGAAGATGCAGGTCGAACTTATAAAGCACAAGCTGTTCACCAGCAGTTCGGCGCTTCTCTGGAATACCAGGGAGATGATGGAGATGAAGTCGATCATCGAGGAGATGGTGACGAGGTTTGAAAAACTTGAAAAGGATGTTGATGCCAAGGTGCGCAAGAGGATTGCCGAGCCTGGGGACATCTACAAGCTCAAAGCGCTCGTCGCCCAGAGGAAGGCGGACGTTGTGGCGCTAGAGAGGACAGTGCGGGAGATAGAAAAATCGATCGCCGAAATTCTTTCTGTGCAGGAGGGGATTCGCTTCATGCCTGACAGGACGCTTGCGTCGCTGGAAAAGGGGATAGACGCTTGCGAACAGGATATTCTCAGCCGGAAGGAGATGGATACCGCCTGGAGCAGGGAGTTCGACGTTCTTGAAAAAAATATCAGGCGCGGAGAGCTTGAAAAGGATATCAGGTACAGGAAGGCGCTCCCCGACCTGAAACTCGTTGGCTCCTACGCGAAGACCGGCACCGATTCAACCTTCGGAGACGCGTTTTCAAATATCGTGGACCAGGACAAGCCGCAGGTATATGTCGGTTTGAATTTTTCCTGGCCGCTTTCCTCCAGCGTTGCGAAATCAAGGCGGGTATTCGGCGATACCGCGCTCGCAACCCAGGGGATGACATACGGCAAATTCTACGAAGGGAGCAGGGTTTTTCACGAATCGACTATCAGGAAAATCGGGCATCTGAGGGAAGAGGGGAAACTTTCAGATGAAGCTGTCGGATACGGCAGAAAACAGATAGACGATCTGCACAAGAGGTACAGGCAGGGGCGGGTAAGCATGTTCGAGCTTGTACAGGAGGAGAGCTCCGTGCTTCAAAGCGAGTTGACCCGCAAGAGGGTATGGGTTGAGAGGATAAATAATATCTACCAGTACCTTGGCCGCTTCGACAGGCTTAGTTGCGCCGATAGCGATCTTACGGCTGGAAGAGATTAA
- a CDS encoding TetR/AcrR family transcriptional regulator produces METNEDIKGKILEAAMARFIHYGFHKTTMAEIAKDCGMSAANLYRFFQNKAEIIVTLALNHFEVTWEKMEAIVGNRTLASAEKLESFFVHLFRCNRDLLREKPNISEVVEFFLNERPDIVKEMVSREIVTLEKILVDGNDSGEFAIEDTAETARNFRMAFTPFIVTPFLLHIMDNKVIDHGDLETRLKSLLKLLLKGISASN; encoded by the coding sequence GGGTAAAATTCTCGAGGCGGCGATGGCGAGGTTTATCCATTACGGTTTTCATAAAACTACAATGGCGGAAATTGCCAAGGATTGCGGCATGTCAGCTGCGAACCTCTACCGGTTTTTCCAGAACAAGGCCGAGATAATCGTCACACTTGCGCTGAATCATTTTGAGGTGACATGGGAGAAGATGGAGGCGATCGTTGGCAACCGTACCCTTGCTTCAGCGGAAAAACTTGAAAGCTTCTTTGTTCATCTCTTCAGATGCAACCGCGATCTGTTGCGCGAAAAGCCGAATATTTCAGAGGTGGTCGAGTTCTTCCTTAATGAACGCCCGGACATCGTAAAGGAGATGGTTTCCCGCGAAATCGTTACGCTGGAAAAAATTCTCGTAGATGGAAATGATTCGGGCGAATTCGCCATTGAGGATACCGCGGAAACCGCCAGGAATTTCAGGATGGCGTTTACTCCGTTTATCGTCACGCCGTTCCTTCTTCATATTATGGATAACAAGGTCATCGACCATGGCGACCTGGAAACGAGGCTGAAGAGTCTGCTGAAGCTCCTTTTGAAAGGTATATCCGCGTCGAATTAA